The Paenibacillus sp. FSL R7-0204 genome includes a region encoding these proteins:
- a CDS encoding AraC family transcriptional regulator, with amino-acid sequence MPGSARFRQSIAFIEEHLHEGIPLEQAAQAGFTSLMQLYRDFYTYTGHSVKEYIRKRRLSVALGMIRSSQRPLAEIAYACGYSSQQALCKYVKSATGLTPLAYQKSTACYFFPRFDSEGVRQVTVSTEIFPATIHMKFYSTRHGGIEQQALESLYVLLPAYRGRLFGRDGQPQDGLFCYELAVEHDPALLHSLTGSIFRELVVVPERSLTCAKLAVRSDEAEIGLAWDYLVLKWLRTSMFEQSEERYGEEYIRKGCEVKKLILYVPVRKRTDYDKISVSFSAGFEFLAASSEGEQAEEAAAAAVMNYCARYHPEVLRTASMFCVIQHGGRYTCGVRLERGQAIALAGDSGLQILQAPEGRYAVLESSRYGDRGMFIALLESWVQEIGWSREGALAFTTYETVAPGRPDAITMSVWMKLKDVKK; translated from the coding sequence ATGCCAGGGTCCGCCCGCTTCAGACAATCTATCGCCTTCATCGAGGAGCACCTGCATGAGGGGATTCCGCTTGAACAAGCTGCACAGGCCGGATTCACCTCGCTGATGCAGCTATACCGTGACTTCTATACTTACACCGGACACTCGGTCAAAGAGTACATCCGCAAGCGCAGGCTCTCGGTGGCGCTCGGGATGATCAGGAGCTCACAGCGTCCGCTTGCCGAGATTGCATACGCCTGCGGCTACAGCTCCCAGCAAGCCTTATGCAAGTATGTGAAATCAGCCACAGGCTTAACCCCGCTAGCCTATCAAAAAAGTACCGCCTGCTATTTCTTCCCCAGATTCGACAGTGAAGGCGTCCGGCAGGTAACCGTCAGCACAGAGATCTTTCCTGCAACCATACATATGAAATTCTATTCAACCAGGCACGGCGGCATTGAACAGCAAGCGCTGGAATCGCTATATGTTCTTCTCCCAGCCTACCGGGGCAGACTCTTCGGGCGAGACGGGCAGCCGCAGGACGGTTTGTTCTGTTATGAGCTTGCGGTGGAGCATGACCCAGCCTTGCTGCACAGCTTAACCGGAAGTATCTTCCGGGAGCTTGTGGTTGTCCCGGAACGCAGCTTAACCTGTGCCAAGCTGGCGGTCCGAAGCGATGAGGCTGAGATCGGACTGGCCTGGGACTATCTGGTTCTGAAGTGGCTGAGGACCAGCATGTTCGAGCAGAGTGAGGAGCGCTACGGGGAAGAGTACATCCGCAAGGGCTGCGAGGTGAAGAAGCTGATTCTGTATGTGCCGGTAAGGAAGCGGACGGATTATGACAAGATTAGTGTGAGCTTCAGTGCAGGCTTTGAATTTCTGGCTGCGTCCAGTGAAGGGGAGCAGGCGGAAGAGGCGGCGGCGGCAGCTGTGATGAATTATTGCGCAAGGTATCATCCTGAGGTACTAAGAACGGCAAGCATGTTCTGCGTCATCCAGCACGGCGGCCGCTATACCTGCGGAGTCCGGCTGGAACGGGGGCAAGCGATAGCGCTGGCCGGAGATAGCGGCCTTCAGATTCTGCAGGCTCCCGAAGGCAGGTATGCGGTGCTTGAGAGCAGCAGATATGGGGACCGGGGAATGTTTATCGCGCTTTTGGAGAGCTGGGTACAGGAGATTGGATGGAGCAGGGAGGGTGCACTTGCTTTTACAACCTATGAGACAGTAGCCCCGGGCCGCCCGGATGCCATAACCATGAGCGTGTGGATGAAGCTGAAAGATGTTAAGAAGTGA
- a CDS encoding HEAT repeat domain-containing protein — protein MIRRRDPLNKERLLGELDAQGYSNRIKAITGLGRDHLGSPEYSQLLTSLLEGGAYEARLALMGAIATLDAAVIRSALRHSMAGIRNMAAGLLPKVASAEEIERELPQLSQDCRRKLLRTVALMNRQEVAERLLPVVQARWGPEEAAIVLQACSAATVRARLAELGYGIKDWKKLSSRHLEVVAEYFTGELEAAPLRAKGMVWSRFSSAMEQLSSRKPDLVLAYAVNHGPADMLPPALKANLGTLMRLRPGAVYELLIRTQTRVELMTYGVPEAVLKRAKLLSRDQWSQLAKLLADQPHHVARLLEHLAPSKRQEIFDAVYEEEKRGEWIFPEGLLYVLPHALRDREAARMLGLREIRENRDRTLRITAARSIIQVREQLEQATRVSNADERATALMQLIRSTVLARQGMEATLLTLGRIRNDQDPVRAAVFKELSESPASVYEAAHVPALTVLVDSVIDARDTSYGTRYSVQQLAFSILRHQAAEPGGELFKFALNTLQKLAKQDGQLSLPSLAKNMPRGVEEIIFDGIYSYAAQAGKRENYNLVLSLATSFGKRGYGIVKLQQLLREATRARTEGIAIRATRFWLEPLQTRDERVKELLDADPSYITIHEVFLHLHLKRQEWLDPYLSGAAIKGKFLSGKTVYPVPAADGFYRWLPRQQKAYAALLRTIAFGPKYSLFERSRAIRIMASMPDVNPERLYELVRDQEAAVAEAALHALSLLEEPEKSLPVLLENLDSDRARVAMYSIPRCIRRVSPLQLSQSLKELLSREKLKITVRKEAIRLLGAYRIEDSLPLLLNEFANPAVHKDVVIAIGHAARGLLDDERSWGLLRAIAASPERDIAVSLLSQQPAGLPLAYRPLYLDLIIAIAAHPDESVSSQAYISMKWWTSGYEGTVAAAAAQAVAGLKDSSSWEFAMMTLIEAARDGKVNAVVAGICRELAVTPVTQEWNAAADRDLPHRQRLQVLIKQLTGLPKSTRVQLTPLYLELAGTLAADETLQELVLTLYIAVIDWSNAEEASGYVKRIAREVTRQPQLLSELYRGLAVSLENSAGYWTAETLLEIVDVLRAEPSYEAPYLGLSLMEAAGSALRWSAEPSERLREYRNHANPAVRTQALNIWTARESRLFML, from the coding sequence ATGATTCGTAGACGAGACCCATTGAATAAAGAGCGCTTACTGGGGGAGCTGGATGCCCAGGGGTATTCCAATAGAATCAAAGCAATCACAGGATTAGGCCGCGATCACCTGGGGTCCCCGGAATACTCACAGTTACTTACCTCCCTGCTGGAGGGCGGGGCTTATGAAGCGCGGCTGGCCCTGATGGGGGCGATCGCTACGCTGGATGCTGCTGTGATCCGCTCTGCGCTCCGTCATTCTATGGCGGGTATCAGGAATATGGCTGCGGGCCTGCTGCCCAAAGTCGCCTCAGCTGAAGAGATTGAACGCGAGCTTCCGCAGCTGTCACAGGACTGCCGCCGCAAGCTGCTGCGTACGGTTGCCCTGATGAACCGCCAGGAGGTGGCGGAACGGCTATTGCCAGTGGTACAGGCCCGGTGGGGCCCTGAAGAGGCAGCGATTGTGCTGCAGGCTTGCTCTGCGGCAACCGTCCGTGCGCGGCTTGCTGAGCTGGGGTACGGCATTAAGGATTGGAAAAAGCTGTCCAGCCGCCATTTGGAGGTGGTCGCGGAGTATTTCACCGGAGAGCTGGAAGCGGCCCCGCTAAGGGCCAAGGGGATGGTCTGGTCACGGTTCTCCTCCGCGATGGAGCAGCTGAGTAGTCGCAAGCCTGATCTGGTGCTGGCCTATGCGGTGAACCATGGACCGGCAGACATGCTGCCGCCTGCGCTTAAGGCGAATCTCGGCACACTGATGCGCCTGCGGCCAGGCGCGGTGTATGAGCTGCTGATCCGGACGCAGACGCGAGTTGAGCTTATGACTTATGGTGTGCCTGAAGCTGTGCTCAAGCGGGCGAAGCTCCTCTCCAGGGACCAATGGTCGCAGCTTGCCAAGCTGCTGGCGGACCAGCCCCACCATGTGGCGCGGCTGCTGGAGCATCTTGCGCCGTCCAAGCGCCAGGAGATTTTTGATGCGGTGTATGAGGAGGAGAAGCGCGGGGAGTGGATTTTCCCGGAGGGGCTGCTATATGTATTGCCGCATGCGCTGCGTGACCGGGAGGCTGCCCGCATGCTGGGTCTGCGTGAGATCAGGGAGAACCGGGATCGCACCCTGCGCATCACTGCCGCCCGCTCGATTATTCAGGTCAGAGAGCAGCTGGAGCAGGCAACCCGGGTATCGAATGCAGATGAACGCGCTACGGCGCTGATGCAGCTGATCCGCAGCACAGTTCTGGCAAGGCAGGGCATGGAGGCTACACTGCTGACCTTAGGCCGCATCCGTAATGATCAGGACCCTGTCCGGGCGGCGGTGTTCAAGGAGCTGTCGGAGAGTCCGGCGTCTGTGTACGAGGCTGCCCATGTCCCGGCGCTTACTGTGCTGGTAGACAGTGTGATTGATGCCAGAGATACCTCCTACGGTACGAGATACTCTGTGCAGCAATTGGCCTTCTCGATTCTGCGTCATCAGGCGGCGGAGCCGGGCGGGGAGCTGTTCAAGTTCGCGCTGAACACGCTCCAGAAGCTGGCGAAGCAGGACGGGCAGCTCTCGTTGCCGTCACTTGCGAAGAACATGCCGCGGGGCGTGGAAGAGATCATCTTTGACGGTATCTATTCCTACGCTGCGCAGGCGGGCAAGCGGGAGAATTACAATCTGGTGCTGAGCCTGGCAACTTCTTTTGGCAAAAGGGGGTACGGTATCGTCAAGCTACAGCAGCTCCTACGGGAAGCCACCCGGGCCAGAACCGAAGGAATCGCGATCCGGGCAACCCGGTTCTGGCTGGAGCCGCTGCAGACGCGCGATGAACGGGTGAAGGAGCTGCTGGATGCAGATCCATCGTATATCACCATCCACGAGGTGTTCTTGCATCTGCACCTGAAGCGTCAGGAATGGCTGGACCCTTATCTGTCGGGCGCTGCGATCAAGGGCAAGTTCCTCTCAGGCAAAACGGTCTATCCTGTTCCGGCTGCGGACGGATTCTACCGCTGGCTGCCACGCCAGCAGAAGGCGTATGCTGCCCTGTTAAGAACCATTGCCTTTGGTCCCAAGTACAGCCTGTTTGAGCGTTCCAGAGCGATCAGAATCATGGCAAGCATGCCGGATGTGAACCCGGAGCGGCTGTATGAGCTGGTACGGGACCAGGAGGCGGCTGTGGCGGAGGCGGCGCTTCATGCCTTGTCGCTGCTGGAAGAGCCGGAGAAATCCCTGCCCGTGCTGCTGGAGAATCTGGATAGCGACCGGGCCCGTGTAGCGATGTACTCCATCCCAAGGTGTATCCGCCGGGTCAGTCCGCTACAGCTGTCCCAGTCGCTGAAGGAGCTGCTGAGCCGTGAGAAGCTGAAGATAACGGTCCGCAAGGAAGCTATCCGCCTGCTTGGTGCGTATAGAATTGAGGACAGTCTTCCGCTACTGTTGAATGAATTCGCGAATCCTGCTGTGCATAAGGATGTGGTGATTGCTATAGGGCATGCTGCCAGGGGGCTGCTGGACGATGAACGAAGCTGGGGGCTGCTGCGTGCCATCGCTGCTTCTCCAGAGCGTGATATCGCAGTGAGCTTGTTGTCCCAGCAGCCTGCTGGGCTTCCGCTTGCTTACAGACCGCTGTATCTGGACTTAATTATAGCCATTGCCGCTCACCCGGACGAATCCGTCAGCAGCCAGGCTTATATTTCCATGAAGTGGTGGACAAGCGGTTATGAAGGCACCGTTGCGGCGGCTGCGGCTCAGGCGGTTGCGGGTCTGAAGGACAGCTCCAGCTGGGAGTTCGCGATGATGACATTGATTGAAGCCGCCCGGGACGGCAAGGTGAACGCGGTTGTAGCCGGTATCTGCCGGGAGCTGGCGGTGACGCCCGTGACGCAGGAATGGAATGCAGCGGCGGATAGAGACCTGCCGCACCGGCAGCGCCTGCAGGTACTCATCAAGCAGTTAACAGGTCTGCCTAAGAGTACAAGGGTACAGCTTACCCCGTTGTACCTGGAGCTGGCCGGCACGCTGGCCGCCGATGAGACGTTACAAGAGCTTGTCTTGACCTTATATATCGCAGTGATCGATTGGAGTAACGCTGAGGAGGCGTCCGGGTATGTGAAGCGGATCGCACGGGAGGTAACCCGTCAACCACAGCTCTTGAGTGAGTTGTACCGCGGGCTTGCCGTCAGCCTGGAGAACAGCGCCGGATACTGGACAGCGGAGACATTGCTTGAGATTGTGGATGTGCTGCGGGCAGAACCGTCTTATGAAGCCCCGTATCTCGGACTGTCTCTGATGGAAGCAGCAGGAAGCGCGCTGCGCTGGAGCGCTGAGCCGTCAGAGCGTCTGCGGGAGTACAGGAATCATGCGAATCCCGCAGTCCGCACACAGGCACTAAATATTTGGACGGCGAGGGAATCCCGGCTGTTCATGCTATAA
- a CDS encoding AraC family transcriptional regulator, whose protein sequence is MPRKKKPVIEYRHYSLPIHFPVLLLSGERWRISDIKSEHLHFHNHLEIGICYSDSGIMEIKGENVPFAAGDVTFLPRYLPHTTYSSPGEASLWSYLFFSPEDLFQHSFKSAYAGFEPNLWAVQGANCILSRDKHPLVYTLATSIVLELQQQKPYYQESAYGLLLSLYIELVRIHSTNEALSGQEAGHSLKGDFVISPALEYITRNYMTPMTINDLAELCHLSTTHFRRKFHDIMGTAPLDFLSSTRIEEACKQLKSTEDSILEISEKVGFHSISSFNRCFSKLMGVSPKDWRKGAQSEAQSAKASILEFTGWV, encoded by the coding sequence ATGCCCAGAAAAAAGAAGCCTGTCATTGAGTACCGCCACTACAGCCTGCCGATCCATTTCCCTGTCCTGCTGCTCAGCGGCGAACGCTGGAGGATCTCCGATATCAAGAGCGAGCACCTGCATTTCCACAACCACCTGGAGATCGGGATCTGCTATTCAGATAGCGGGATTATGGAGATTAAGGGCGAGAACGTGCCTTTTGCCGCCGGGGATGTGACCTTCCTGCCGCGGTATCTGCCCCACACGACATACAGCTCTCCGGGAGAGGCCAGTCTGTGGTCCTATCTGTTTTTCTCGCCGGAGGATCTGTTTCAGCATTCCTTCAAGAGCGCCTACGCCGGCTTCGAGCCGAATCTCTGGGCAGTGCAGGGCGCGAACTGTATTCTGAGCAGGGACAAGCACCCCCTCGTCTATACGCTGGCTACCTCCATCGTCCTCGAATTGCAGCAGCAGAAGCCTTATTATCAGGAGAGTGCGTACGGCTTATTGCTGTCCCTGTACATTGAGCTGGTTCGTATCCATTCTACGAACGAAGCCTTGAGCGGCCAGGAGGCCGGGCATAGCCTGAAGGGCGATTTCGTGATCTCCCCTGCGCTGGAGTATATCACCAGGAACTATATGACGCCGATGACCATTAATGATCTGGCCGAGCTATGCCACTTAAGCACCACCCACTTCCGCCGCAAATTCCATGACATCATGGGCACCGCCCCCCTCGATTTCCTGAGCAGCACCCGGATTGAGGAAGCCTGCAAGCAGCTGAAGAGCACCGAGGATTCCATTCTGGAGATCTCGGAGAAGGTCGGCTTTCACTCCATCTCCAGCTTCAACCGCTGCTTCTCCAAGCTGATGGGCGTCTCCCCCAAGGACTGGCGCAAGGGCGCGCAGTCGGAGGCGCAGTCGGCGAAGGCGAGTATTCTGGAGTTCACGGGGTGGGTGTGA
- a CDS encoding GyrI-like domain-containing protein: MNLSKQAMPQQAAEGYSPRVKPVILRMVEELKQMEMLSEIHVEQVTELCSIVDRPEMKVVGIALPISYESRGYGGYYDSGQAGGTINDYFYTKKLAAEGEIALLSSLIEHQIKGREIVTVRTEVQGDGNYKVIVGMEVSGFEGLPAHLPEYTETLTVPACRYAKVLINESKSAGRTGYEERMHADEYFVGEFRKDTGYVYNPAGLSFNTYDQSGDILTKYEPVILPANTAEQFSSLRFKPVTLPEMKIACSMTLPEDEEFVITKYFGVQDQVFATGAARYYLHDYYGFPVNSGEEGKVNSCFGTRVSSFDGLPDSVEKVTVPGGIYLHITQLEVNGDNPGIPYDAAFNHLEELYLSAHPEYTRDWSRHVIARFRQANCASVFVPLAAE, translated from the coding sequence ATGAATCTGAGTAAGCAAGCAATGCCGCAGCAAGCAGCTGAAGGCTATAGTCCCCGTGTGAAGCCGGTAATCCTGAGAATGGTGGAGGAGCTGAAGCAGATGGAGATGTTAAGTGAGATTCATGTAGAGCAGGTTACGGAGCTGTGCAGCATTGTGGACAGGCCGGAAATGAAGGTTGTGGGGATTGCGCTGCCGATATCGTATGAGAGCCGGGGCTATGGCGGGTATTATGATTCCGGGCAGGCGGGCGGTACGATTAATGATTACTTTTATACGAAAAAGCTGGCGGCAGAAGGAGAGATTGCACTGCTCTCCAGTCTGATAGAGCACCAAATTAAGGGCCGGGAGATCGTCACAGTACGCACCGAGGTTCAGGGGGATGGCAACTACAAAGTGATTGTGGGCATGGAGGTGAGCGGCTTCGAGGGGCTGCCTGCGCATTTGCCGGAGTATACGGAGACGCTGACAGTACCCGCTTGCCGGTATGCCAAGGTTCTGATCAATGAATCGAAAAGCGCCGGGCGGACCGGCTACGAGGAACGGATGCACGCCGATGAATATTTCGTGGGTGAATTCCGCAAGGATACGGGTTATGTCTATAATCCCGCCGGCCTCAGCTTCAATACATATGACCAGTCCGGTGATATTCTTACCAAATACGAACCAGTGATCCTTCCGGCAAATACGGCCGAACAGTTCAGTTCCCTTCGCTTCAAGCCGGTGACGCTGCCGGAGATGAAGATTGCCTGCAGCATGACGCTGCCGGAGGATGAAGAGTTTGTGATTACCAAATATTTTGGCGTGCAGGATCAGGTGTTCGCCACCGGGGCAGCGCGGTATTACCTGCATGACTATTACGGATTCCCGGTGAACAGCGGGGAAGAGGGGAAGGTGAATTCCTGCTTTGGCACAAGAGTCAGCAGCTTCGATGGCCTTCCTGATAGTGTGGAGAAGGTGACGGTGCCCGGGGGCATCTATCTGCATATTACCCAGCTTGAGGTGAATGGCGATAATCCGGGCATCCCGTACGATGCCGCGTTCAATCATTTGGAGGAGCTGTACCTTAGCGCCCACCCTGAGTATACGCGCGATTGGAGCAGGCACGTGATTGCCCGGTTCCGCCAGGCGAACTGTGCCTCTGTCTTCGTACCGCTTGCTGCTGAATAA
- a CDS encoding glycoside hydrolase family 88/105 protein, with the protein MLQVQYNREEILSVIDKVARKTLAMDLTWEWPCGVAYYGVSRAYQTTGNQDYLDQLVKWVDEYIELGLPAFTVNTCAMGHMLITLYEETGDQKYWDIVLSKIGYIRGSALRFGDQVLQHTVSVSNDFPEQAWADTLFMAAFFLLRVGSKLEDQELIQDALNQYYWHIKYLQDPSAGLWFHGYNHVKQDHMSGLYWGRANAWGAYTMSQVKPLLKEWYLYPQCMDVECSLRDQLAALKLVQTENGLWRTLLDDEESYEEVSASCGIAAAMVNNGNPLHTKYVQKALKGILENITEDGRVLNVSGGTAVMKDREGYRHIPKDWTQGWGQGLALAFLSDLLK; encoded by the coding sequence ATGCTTCAAGTTCAATATAACCGGGAAGAAATCTTAAGCGTAATCGATAAGGTTGCAAGGAAGACACTGGCGATGGATTTAACGTGGGAGTGGCCTTGCGGTGTTGCGTATTACGGGGTGTCCAGAGCCTACCAGACGACGGGGAACCAGGACTACCTGGACCAGCTGGTGAAGTGGGTAGATGAATATATTGAGCTGGGACTGCCCGCCTTTACGGTCAACACCTGTGCGATGGGCCATATGCTGATCACATTGTATGAGGAGACGGGGGACCAGAAGTACTGGGATATTGTGTTGAGTAAAATCGGCTATATCCGGGGGAGCGCGCTGCGGTTCGGGGATCAGGTGCTGCAGCATACAGTTTCGGTATCCAATGACTTCCCGGAGCAGGCCTGGGCGGATACGCTGTTCATGGCGGCGTTCTTCCTGCTGCGTGTGGGCAGCAAGCTGGAGGATCAGGAGCTGATCCAGGACGCGCTTAACCAGTATTACTGGCATATCAAATACTTGCAGGACCCAAGCGCCGGCCTCTGGTTCCACGGCTATAACCATGTGAAGCAGGACCATATGTCCGGGCTGTACTGGGGCCGGGCGAACGCCTGGGGAGCCTATACCATGTCGCAGGTGAAGCCGCTGCTTAAGGAGTGGTATCTGTACCCGCAGTGTATGGATGTGGAGTGCTCGCTGCGGGATCAGCTGGCGGCGCTGAAGCTGGTGCAGACGGAGAACGGCCTGTGGCGCACGCTGCTGGACGATGAGGAGTCCTATGAAGAGGTGTCGGCGTCCTGCGGGATCGCGGCGGCCATGGTGAATAACGGCAATCCGCTGCATACCAAATATGTGCAAAAGGCCCTGAAGGGCATTCTGGAGAACATCACGGAAGACGGACGTGTATTGAACGTATCGGGTGGCACCGCCGTCATGAAGGACCGTGAAGGGTACCGCCATATTCCCAAGGACTGGACTCAGGGCTGGGGCCAGGGCCTCGCGCTTGCGTTCCTGTCGGATCTGCTCAAATAG
- the yaaA gene encoding peroxide stress protein YaaA — protein sequence MRIIISPAKKMKTDTDFLESRQAPQFLNESQTLLALLRKLNYAEAKALWKCNDAIAALNMQRIEEMDLTRNLTPAIFAYEGIQYQYMAPGIFQTEELDYLQQHLRILSGFYGIVRPFDGVVPYRLEMQAKLGGPGFSTLYEFWNRRLADQLLAETDTIVNLASKEYSKCISPYLESDVRMVSCVFGQEIGGKVVERATLVKMARGEMVRFMAEQQITRVEEIQGFSGFDFRYEAALSDENTYVFVQAKQDKE from the coding sequence ATGAGAATCATCATTTCACCTGCCAAAAAGATGAAGACGGACACGGATTTCCTGGAATCCCGCCAGGCTCCGCAGTTCTTAAACGAGTCACAGACGCTCCTGGCCTTGCTTCGTAAGCTGAATTATGCAGAAGCCAAGGCGTTGTGGAAATGCAATGACGCTATTGCCGCGCTCAATATGCAGCGGATTGAAGAGATGGATCTAACCCGGAATCTGACCCCTGCGATCTTCGCCTATGAGGGTATCCAGTATCAGTACATGGCGCCGGGGATTTTTCAGACGGAGGAGCTGGACTATCTGCAGCAGCATTTGCGGATCTTGTCCGGGTTCTATGGGATCGTCCGGCCGTTCGACGGGGTGGTCCCTTACAGGCTGGAGATGCAGGCCAAGCTCGGCGGGCCGGGCTTCAGTACCCTCTATGAGTTCTGGAACAGAAGATTAGCGGACCAGTTGCTCGCAGAGACTGACACGATTGTGAATCTGGCCTCCAAGGAATATAGCAAATGCATCTCTCCCTACTTGGAGAGCGATGTCCGGATGGTAAGCTGTGTATTCGGACAGGAGATCGGCGGTAAGGTGGTAGAGCGGGCGACACTGGTTAAGATGGCCAGGGGCGAGATGGTCCGGTTCATGGCGGAGCAGCAGATTACCCGCGTGGAGGAGATTCAAGGCTTCAGCGGATTTGACTTCCGGTATGAAGCAGCCTTGTCGGACGAGAACACGTATGTGTTCGTCCAAGCCAAACAAGATAAAGAGTAG
- the gnpA gene encoding 1,3-beta-galactosyl-N-acetylhexosamine phosphorylase, with amino-acid sequence MPTLSTGSTGAFTLPGEAGYEALTLKLAERWGADVIRDSDGTQLSEEIISAGYGIYSTLCIIRDHNAWASRNPDKLQQTFLITSPKVAVQDYISIYLLEDFFAEQFRVNDSREAFKYWQVYDRTTGKEVPGEQWNYDRESGNVVLTGITPWHKYTVSFMAYRIWEEISMYNHTTNHWDKEHLMQIDPMYKETRQYLLDWMEDWCGEHQATTVVRFTSLFYNFAWIWGSSGRNRHLFSDWGSYDFTVSARGLDLFAEQYGYSLSAEDFVNGGKYRVGHIPAEQRKLDYMAFINDFVIGFGKQLIDIVHKHGKLAYVFYDDSWVGAEPYNDRFGEFGFDGMIKCVFSGYEARLCSGVKVETHEIRLHPYLFPVGLGGAPTFMEGGNPTLDAKQYWINIRRALLREPIDRIGLGGYLHLVEPYPDFCAYIEKIADEFREIKELHRQGQPYHIKTKVAVLHSWGKLRSWTLSGHFHETYMHDLIHINEALSGLPVEVQFIDFGDVRQGALQDVDVVINAGSAGSAWSGGDHWKDSQAVDALTEWVYKGGTLIGVNQPSAVDGYDHYFRLAHVLGVDEDTGARVAHGKWAYEVQPVQGLVPDGVSLTPKNGVYLTGGAAAVVCEAEGKLALTVNSFGKGKGIYLPSFAFTWENTRLLLNLIRYAGNELEENRYLPDNLYTECAYYPQSKRLVVINNSDQPQQTTIETDYGPQVIELEAFDTVIRVIGETND; translated from the coding sequence TTGCCGACACTATCTACAGGCTCCACAGGAGCTTTTACCCTGCCGGGGGAAGCCGGTTATGAAGCACTGACCCTGAAGCTTGCCGAACGCTGGGGGGCCGATGTCATTCGTGACAGTGACGGTACACAGCTGTCGGAAGAGATTATCAGTGCCGGTTACGGCATCTATTCGACCCTGTGTATCATCCGCGACCATAACGCTTGGGCGTCGAGGAACCCGGACAAGCTGCAGCAGACCTTCCTGATTACAAGTCCGAAGGTGGCTGTGCAGGATTACATATCGATTTATCTGCTGGAGGATTTCTTCGCGGAGCAATTCAGGGTGAATGATTCCCGTGAGGCGTTCAAGTACTGGCAGGTGTACGACCGGACAACCGGGAAGGAGGTGCCGGGGGAGCAGTGGAATTACGACCGGGAGTCCGGCAATGTGGTGCTAACCGGCATTACGCCTTGGCATAAATATACCGTCAGCTTCATGGCCTACCGGATCTGGGAAGAGATCTCTATGTACAACCACACGACGAATCACTGGGATAAAGAGCATCTGATGCAGATCGATCCGATGTATAAGGAGACCCGGCAGTACCTGCTGGACTGGATGGAGGACTGGTGCGGGGAGCATCAGGCGACGACCGTGGTCCGGTTCACCTCCCTGTTCTACAATTTCGCCTGGATCTGGGGCAGCAGCGGGCGGAACCGCCATCTGTTCTCAGACTGGGGGTCCTACGACTTCACGGTGAGCGCCCGGGGACTGGATCTGTTCGCAGAGCAATACGGCTATTCGCTGAGCGCAGAGGATTTCGTGAACGGCGGCAAATACCGAGTCGGTCATATTCCGGCGGAGCAGCGTAAGCTCGACTATATGGCTTTTATCAACGATTTCGTCATCGGGTTCGGCAAGCAGTTAATTGACATTGTTCATAAGCACGGCAAGCTGGCCTATGTCTTCTATGATGACAGCTGGGTGGGCGCTGAGCCCTACAATGACCGCTTCGGGGAGTTCGGCTTCGACGGGATGATCAAATGCGTGTTCTCGGGCTATGAAGCCAGACTCTGTTCAGGGGTGAAGGTGGAGACGCATGAGATCCGGCTGCATCCGTATCTGTTCCCGGTTGGCCTGGGCGGCGCACCCACCTTCATGGAAGGAGGCAATCCCACACTCGATGCGAAGCAATACTGGATTAACATCCGGCGTGCCCTCCTGCGTGAGCCGATCGACCGGATTGGCCTGGGCGGCTATCTGCATCTGGTCGAGCCTTACCCGGATTTCTGTGCATACATTGAGAAGATTGCGGATGAATTCAGGGAGATCAAGGAGCTGCACCGGCAGGGGCAGCCGTATCACATCAAGACTAAGGTAGCTGTTCTGCACTCGTGGGGCAAGCTGCGGTCGTGGACCCTCTCCGGCCACTTCCATGAGACGTATATGCATGATCTGATTCATATCAATGAGGCCTTGTCCGGCTTGCCGGTGGAGGTGCAGTTCATCGACTTCGGGGATGTCCGCCAGGGTGCCTTGCAGGATGTGGATGTGGTGATCAATGCAGGCAGCGCCGGTTCAGCGTGGAGCGGCGGGGATCACTGGAAGGACAGCCAGGCGGTGGACGCCTTGACAGAGTGGGTGTATAAGGGCGGCACATTGATCGGGGTGAATCAGCCTTCCGCCGTGGACGGCTATGATCATTACTTCCGGCTGGCGCATGTTCTCGGGGTGGATGAGGACACCGGCGCCAGGGTAGCGCATGGCAAATGGGCTTATGAGGTTCAGCCGGTGCAGGGTTTGGTGCCGGATGGCGTCAGCCTCACGCCGAAGAACGGGGTCTATCTGACCGGCGGGGCTGCTGCGGTGGTCTGTGAGGCAGAGGGCAAGCTGGCCCTGACTGTGAATAGCTTCGGAAAAGGGAAGGGCATCTACCTGCCGTCCTTTGCCTTCACCTGGGAGAATACCCGCCTGCTGCTGAATTTGATCCGCTATGCCGGCAATGAGCTGGAGGAGAACCGCTACCTCCCGGATAATCTCTACACCGAGTGTGCGTATTATCCGCAGAGCAAGCGACTGGTTGTGATTAACAATAGCGACCAGCCGCAGCAGACCACCATCGAGACGGACTACGGTCCGCAGGTTATAGAGCTGGAAGCTTTTGATACGGTGATTCGGGTGATTGGGGAAACGAATGACTAA